In the Clostridium cellulovorans 743B genome, GCAGTTGATATTCAAGGCTCGTCGTAGAGTAGAAACTACTTTTTCTCAGCTCTCCGAGCAATTAAATATGCAGAGGGTTCTTACAAAATCAACTTGGGGATTTGCCACAAGAATATCAAATAAAATATTAGCTCATAATCTTTGCTATTTTATAAATAAATTTTTTAATATAGGTATAGAAATATCAAAGATTAAAGAATTAGTATTCGGATAATAATTTCCAAAAACAGTATATGAGGCAATAGGATAGGAATGCCTAAAATCATGGTATAAATATCCTTTTAATGAAAACTTATCTGCTAGCACAACAGGTTAATTTAAGGACCCTTGATATAGTATTTGAGGACTTGATCTTGTTGTAGTTCCATAAGCATAGTTATTACCTTTTCCTGCAAAACTTTGAACAATTATCTGAGATCATCAGGAATTAGAAAAGCTAAAATTATTTCTTTATTAAACTGTATTGCTTTGGTTGCTGGAACTATTGCTATAAACTCAAAATCTAACGACTTAAAAAGCGTGGCGTAATAATCTTTTATAAAGTTATACACAACCCAATGGTAACCTCTGTTAAAGTGCGTCAAAAATCAATGATTTAGAAATAGCAAAAGATGTTTTAGAAATTATATCAAAAATATAATTTAATAATGATTAAAGCTCTTCGTATATAATTCTGCGGAGAGTTTTTATTTAGGGTTATTTAACTAATTGAAGCTACGATATTTTTAAAAAATCTTTTAGAATAAAGGATTTTGCTATATAATAGAATTTGTTTCTAAATTAAAAATGTACAAAGCTCAGATTTAAAGGTGAGAATAAAGATAAGAAATTTAATAATTACACGGATGAATTTGGAGGAGAATATGAGGTTAAGAAAAAAGTGGTGGGCAAGACCAGAATTTGAAGAGAGTTCTATAACTGTAGTTAATCCTACAGACTGTAAAGGTAGATGGAAAGAAGTTTTCGGCAACGATAATGATATCCACTTAGAACTTGGATGTGGCTTTGGATCTTTTATAACAGCAAAATCAGTTAACAATAGTAATATTAATTATATAGGTATAGATTTAAAAGATGAAGTTTTAGTGTACACTAAAAGAAGGCTTGAAGAGACCTTTAAAGAAGCTGGAAAAGAACCTAACAATGTTAAATTAATGAGATTAGAGATATCTACGATAATGGATATTTTTGACAAAGATGAAATATCAAAGATATATATTAATTTCTGTAATCCATGGCCTAAAGGAAAACATAATAAGAGAAGACTTACTCATAGCAGATTTTTAGGAAAATACAAAACATTCATAAAGCCTGATACAGAAATCTGGTTTAAAACTGATGATAAAGATTTATTTGAAGCATCACAGGAATATTTTACGGAAAGTGGTTTTGATATAAAATATCTTACTTATGATTTACACAATTCAGATTTCCAGGGAAATATAGTTACAGAATATGAAAAGAAATTTTCAGATAAAGGTATGAATATAATGTTCTTGGTAGGAAAAATAAAATAAATTTAATGGACTTATTGTATTAAAAAACTTGTATGTGCATAAACTATGAAAAACACTAAAGGAGAGATAGTATGTACATAAACAAGGAAAATGCATTGACTATAACAAGAACTTATAAAAATAAATATGGTGATATTATAAAGTATGAATTAGACAATGGAGAAAAGGTAGATACAGAGACATTAATTTCTTTAGCAAGGCAAGGGGCTATAAATGGAGTTAAGGAAAATGTTGATACTTCTCAATTTCCAGAGGAAATTAAATTTGCAAACCTAACAAATTTGCCAAAGTTATAATTATTGCAAGACTGCCTCAAGTAATAGTGGGGCAGTCTAATTGTTATTTTTAGAATAATTGCTTAAACTACTAAAATTCGTTTATAATTATAGATGATGGATAACAATCGTGTTTGAGGTGAATCAATGAATTTAAATAAAAAGGTTGCAATTATTACTGGTGGGACTAGAGGCATTGGTAAGGGGATAGCTAAAGAACTAGGGCAAGCTGGTGCTACGGTCATTTTAATTTACAAGTCTGATGAAAAAGCTGCAAAGGAAACTTTGGATGAATTTAATAGCATAGGGATTAATGCTAAAGTTATCAAGGGTGATGTAAGTTCTTTTAGTTTTGCAAATAATATTGTTGAAAATATTATAGAAGAATATAAGAAAGTGGATATACTAGTTAACAATGCAGCAATTTCTAAAATAGGTTTGTTAATAGATATGAATGAAGAAGATTACGAGGAGATTATAAATACTAATTTTAAATCAGTATTCAATTGTACAAGGGCAGTTTTGCCACAAATGTTAAGTAGACAATGTGGCATAATACTTAATATATCCTCCATGTGGGGGCAACTAGGAGCTTCTTGTGAAGTTTTATATTCTGCATCAAAAGGAGCTATAGATTCCTTTACAAAGGCTTTGGCAAAGGAAGTAGCACCTTCTGGCATAAGAGTAAATGCAATTTCACCAGGTGTCATTGACACAGCTATGAATCAGTGCTTTTCACAAGAAGAAAAGAATGCATTAGAGGATGAAATAGCTCTAATGAGATTTGGTACTTGTGAAGAAGTTGGAAAAGCAGCACTTTTTTTATGTAGCGATTATTCAAGCTACATAACCGGTGAAATTCTAAAGGTTGATGGTGGAAAATTATAGGTCCTTTAGAAAAGTTATTTTTTTTAAGAAATTAGTTTTCTCTTCAAGAACTCTAGTGGATGAAAAATCATTATTGTAAAGTTCTTTAAGATGTTTTAAAAGTTTTTCATCTTCTTGAAGTGTTTCTTTGGCAGTTTTAAATTCTTTTTCTTTTTCATCGAGAACATTCTCATAAGAAAGCTTTATAAGTTCTCTTTTTTGAAGAGTCAAATTTACATCGTCTTTGATTTCTTCAAAGTTATCACGGGTGGTATCTAATAAATCTATAAGTTTATTTTCTTTCATAATCATCACCATTAAATTTATTTATTTCACTTAGTATTTATTTTTCGTATGAAATATAATAAAGTTTAATTTAATAATAAATTTTTTTTCAGGTTTGTGATGTGCATGGAAAATATGTGATGCTAAAGTTTTTAAAATATGGCTAGAGACAGAAGTTAATGGAGCTACGTACTTAGTATTTGAAAGGGAAAGATAGTATGTTCAAAGAAGTTTTTAATTATTATGCTAAATCCTATTACGAGAAAATGCAAAAGCGCATCATACAATATGAGATAGATACTAATGATAAAAAAAGAAAGCAAATTGATGTATTAAGAGAACAGCAAGAGATTATTAGCAATATGGAAAAACTAGAGGAATCGAAAAAAATTATGGAGTTGGATTATGCAAATACCATTAGACATTTCAAAGATAATGGTGTTGTGTGGGAAATCAAAAGATATAACCTTCCTATAAAGGAATGGGATAATTTATTTTTGGAAAAGACTCAAGGTCAATACTATATTGTTACAGCGGAAAAACAAAAGTTATATTCTTTTGATAAGGAAGATAGTTTTGTTTTAGGAGAAATACTTAAAGAATACAATTATAATATTGTTGTAATAGCTGTTGAATCAAGAAATATTAAGGTACAATTTAGATTAAGAGATTTATAAGTAACTAATCTAGATAAGTAATTTCAAGGAAAGTTTTTGTAGTATATAAAAAGGTCTTGAATAAATATTAATGACAATGTATTATTATGAATAGAAGTTAATACGTAGGAGGAAGACAAATGAAGAAGAAGCTTTTATTGTTAGCAACTGCTGTATTTTGTGTAGCAGGAATTGCTACTGGTTGCAAGAGTAAAGAAACAACAAATGTTCTAGACAAGGTGAAGGAAGCAAAAGTTTTAAAAGTTGGTCTTGAAAGTGGTTTTGCACCGCTAGAGTATAAGGACGAAAATGATAAACTAGTTGGATTTGACGTGGATTTAGCAAATGCAATAGGAGATAAATTAGGAGTCAAAGTAGAATTTGTTGATACAGCTTTTGATACTATAACACAAAGCTTAAAAAAGAATGACTTTGATATAATAATAGCAGGATTGAATATTACAGAGGAAAGAAAAAAAGAAATAGACTTTACAGAACCATATATAATGAGCGGACAAAGTATTATAGTTCAAAGCTCTAATAAGGAGATTACTTCTGAGGAAGGTTTAAAAGGAAAGAAAGTTGGCGTTGGAAAGGGAACTACATCTTTAGAGTTTGCAGAAGGTATGAGTGGCCTCGGCGAGATTGTAGAGTATGAAGATGTTCCAAGTGAATTAATGGATCTTAAGATAGGAAGAATAGATGCAGTAATAGTTGACGAGGTAGTGGGGGACTTCTATGTAGCTAAAGATAAAACTGCTTATAAAAAAGTTGTAGCTCTTGGAAAAGAACCTATGGGAATTGCCGTGGATAAAGGTCAAACAGAACTTTTAGATGCTGTCCAAAAGGCTTACAATGATTTAAAGACAGATGGAACTTTAGGAGAAATTTCTAACAAGTGGTTCGGAATGGATATTTATAAATAGAATTAGGGGCAACCTTGATTCTATTTTTTTGTAGGTTTACTAAAAACAATTTTTGAGAACATAAAAAGACCAAGAAGGGAATAGATTATTATGGATATCGATTTATTAGGTCGCTCTCTAAAGGTAGTATTAGAGGGTGGGAAAATAACAATAGCATTAACAGCAGTAACAATTGTAATTGGAATTACACTAGGTATTATTTTTGCCCTTATGAAACTATCTAAGATTAAGGTTTTAAATTTAATAGCAAGTTTTTATACCTGGATATTTAGAGGAACTCCAATGCTCTTACAGTTCTTCTTCTTCTATTTTGCTTTGCCACTTATGTGGAAGATAGAATTATCACCCTTTGTGGCTTCAATGATAGTTTTAGGACTAAATAGTGGTGCTTACATGACTGAAATAGTTAGATCAGGAATACAATCTATAGATAAAGGGCAATTTGAGGCTGCTAAAGCTTTAGGCTTTACATATGGAGACACTATGAAAAAAATAATACTGCCTCAAACCTTTAAAGTGATTATTCCGCCACTTGGAAATGAATTTATTACAATATTGAAGGATACTTCACTAGCATCAACTATTACGTTAACAGAAGTATTAAATAATGCTAAAAAGGTAGCAAATTCAACTTTTTCACCAGCAGAGCCATATTTAACTGCAGCTGTATTTTATTTATTTTTAACTACGATTTTCACTTATGTATTCAAGAAAATCGAAAAGAAATTATCAGTTTATTAAACGGACTTGCAGTTTATCAAAGGAACTTTTAGCTTATAGAAGAAGCTTTAAGTTAACAAACTAACTTTAAGTTGATTAAGGAGAATAAGTTATGTATATGATAGAAGCAAAAGGTATAACAAAGAAGTTCAAGAATTTAACAGTGTTTGAGAATTTAGATATAGCAATAAAGCCAGGTGAAGTTGTGACAATTATTGGACCTTCAGGATCTGGTAAAAGTACTTTTCTAAGATGTTTAAACAATTTAGAAGAAATTGATGGCGGTAAAATATACGTAGAAGGAAATGAAATGCGAACTAATGATAAAAAGTCAATGAGAGATCTTATGATTAAAATGGGTATGGTTTTTCAACAGTTCAATTTGTTTCCTCACTTAACAGTGTTAGACAATGTAATGATAGCACCACTAACAGTAAAGAAAGAAGATAAAGCAGTGGTTGAAGAAAGAGCTAAAAAACTTTTAGAAAAGGTAGGTCTTGGTGATAAATTAGATTATTATCCATCAAAGCTTTCTGGTGGACAAAAACAGAGAGTTGCAATTGCAAGAGCATTAGCTATGGAACCGCATATAATGCTTTTTGATGAACCTACTTCTGCTTTAGATCCAGAACTTGTTGGAGAGGTTTTGTCTGTAATTAAAAGTCTTGCAAATGAAGGAATGACTATGGTAATTGTTACTCATGAAATGGCTTTTGCGAGAGATGTTTCAGATAGGGTAATTTTTATGGAAGGCGGCAAAATTGTGGAGGAAGCTTCCCCAGACATATTATTCACTAATCCGAAAGAGGATAGAACTAGGAGTTTCTTGCAAAAAATATTAAATTTATAAAATCAGAAGGATAGACATATTTTTGAAAAACAAATCATATGTCTATCCTTCTTTTTTAATTTAATTTAGAGTTAACAGTCTTTTTTTTAAAAAATAATAATAAAAAAAGGAAATTCTTAATATAATAGATATTGTAATCGCTTTAATGTGGAATTAATAATTTAATAGGATTATCGTAAAAAAAGTTATAGTTTTTAAAAAAATGCAATTATGATGCTTGCAATTATTCATTTTTATGATACAATTAACCTACAAGTTATTAAAAAATGAATTTAATCCGAATAGAACTTTCATTTTTGAGGAGGAAAAATATGCAAAAGGAATTCACATTAATAAAAAACAAAGTCTTTGTAAATCTGACAGCAAAATTTTGTAAAACACCAGAAGAGCTTTTTAACAGCTACGGGTTCAATAAAGTATTAACTAAATACATAGAGTATAATCAGAAAAAGAGAAGCAATGTTTATGATTATCTATCTACATCCCTAGGCGAGAAAGATATTTTGGATATTGTGAATAAGCTTACAAGATTATTTACTCTTCTTATCGTTATGCGTTCAGAAAAGATTCTTGAACTTGATTTAGGCTATGAAGAGCTTCTTCGTGATAAAGATAGATTCTATAACTTTATAGAGACATTATATGGTTACTGGAGAAAAATGGAAAGATACACTATGATGCAACACCAAAGAACTAACGATGGTTTTGAAAGTGCGAATTTCATAGAAGCAAATGAAAACTTCTCAAGATTGGTTTTAAACACATATAGAAGAATTGAAAGAAATTCATTAGGGGCAAAACCTATTATTTATAGAGAACTACCTGTTGGTGGTAATGCGGGTTTATTTACAAGTAAATTTAAATGGGATCTTCCAAAAGGATATGAGCAAATAGAGGATATACTATTCATACATTCAATAGTAATAGATCCTCCATTTATAGCGTATCCAAAGCGTAATACAAGAGATGGATTATTCGCTGAAGTTTTTGAGAATCCAATATCTCAATGTGAATTAACAAAGGATCATTTCTTATGTTATCCAGTAAAGATAGGTGAATTGTTAGCATTTGTATACTTCCACAGAGATTTTATGGCTCAAGGTATTACATTATGTAATCTTTTTGAAGCTGCAAGAGAAGAAGAATATGTTAATAAGAAACCAGACATAGTATATGTATTTGGTGGTAAGGATTCAGAAGGAGATAAAACTGTTTTCTATGATGACAAAGAAAATGATATAATGGTTGGATACGTAAGCTATGGAGAACAAATAGATTACTTTGGATATATGAAAAAGATGAATTTAACACTTCATAACTTAATAATGATTAAGAGAGGCTTCCTTCCAATTCACGGTGCTATGGTAAACTTAAGAACTCATGAAGGTAAAGAAGCTAACATAGTTATCATGGGTGATAGTGGTGCTGGAAAATCAGAGAGTTTAGAAGCTTTCAAAGGTTTAAGTGAAGAATACATCAGTGATATGATTGTTGTATTCGATGATATGGGCACTATAAAAGTTAAAGATGATAAAGTATATGGTTATGGAACAGAGACAGGTGCCTTCGTGCGTCTTGATGACTTAGATCCAGGTTACGCATTTAAAGAAATGGATAGAAGTATTTTTATGAATCCAGATAAGACAAACGCAAGACTTGTTATGCCAGTTGCTACGTACAACCAAATTATGAAGGGTTATCAAGTGGATTTATTCCTTTATGCAAATAATTATGAAGCTGAAGGTCCAGAATTTGAATTCTTTAAAGATAAAGAACAAGCTATCAGCGTATTTAAGTCTGGAGCAAGAATGGCAAAGGGTACAACCACTGAAATGGGCTTAGTTAAATCTTATTTTGCTAATCCATTTGGACCAGTTCAAAAACAAGCAGAAACAGATGTGTTAATAGATAAATACTTTGATAAAATGTATGAAACAGGTGTAAATGTAGGACAAATAAGAACTAAGCTTGGAATAAAGGGCATGGAACACAAGGGACCAAGAGAAGTAGCGTTAAAATTACTAGAGTATGTTAAAACATTATAGCAAAAAAACAACATTCCAAATGGGATGTTGTTTTTTTATTATTATCTACTCTGATCCTTACTGATAGTTCTGTCTCTTCCGAAAAATGATATTGCATATAATCCTGCAAGACCTACTAGAGCAAAAACTACTCTTGAAGCGGCAGAATACATACCACCCAGCAAAGAGGATACTAAATCAAACTCAAAGAATCCGATTAAGCCCCAATTTACCGCACCAATAACAACAAGTAAAAGTGCAATAATGTCTAAGGTCTTCATATCAAGCATCTCCTTTAAATGAATTTTTCAACCTTAGTATTTGCACTAAACTATAAAATTATTTATTTTTTATGAGCCCAAAATTAATTTAGTATTGTAATTAATGCTAAACGTGTTTAAATTGAAATCACACAAAATATATCCAAGCTATAATTAATGTAAAACATACAGCTTTAGATATGTAATCTAAAGCTGTATGTTTCTATCAATTGGTTGAGAAAGTGATATCAAAGTATCAGTTCTAGAAAGACCATCAATAGGTTGTATCTTGCTCAATAGTAGATCTTGAAGGTCAGCTATATTTTTGCATATAACCTTGATAAATAAAGAGTATTGACCAGTAGTATAATGCATTTCAACCACTTCTTTAATCTTTTTAAGCTCATTGACTGTATTTGAATAATAAGAAGCTTTTTCAAGGTATATTCCTATGAAACAAGTAACGTCATATCCAAGTTTTGAATTATCAAGCAATAATTTGGTGCCTTTTATAATTCCGATGTCTTCCATCTTCTTCATTCTTACATGTATTGTTCCACCACTAACATGGCATTGTCTAGCAATTTCTAAAAATGGCGTTCTTGAATCTTTAATAAGAATGTCTAAAATTTGCATATCTAAGTCATCTAAACCATTTATGGGTAAATTCATCAGTTATCAACTCCTGTGTTCAAAGTTTACTAACATTATACCAAAAAAAATGATATTTTATCAAAATAATAAAGAAGTTTCTGAATATAAATATAAATTTATTAGAATCCATATGCTTCTATTAACATTATAATAAATATTTTCAATAATACTTAAGAATATTGTAAAAGTTACGAAAAAGTATTATTATATTAATATATGACAAAGATATAAACTATAAGAGGTGTAAAGGCATGGCAATATATAGAGAAGATTTACAAAATGAAATTGAAGATGTTGTGTTAGATAAAACAGTAAGCAAAATCAAAAGACAAAACTTATCAACCATTTTAAAGATTCAACAAGGTATCTTAAGAGCGGTTGATGATTTTATGTATAAAAACGGAGTAGTAAGAATGATGCCACTTATGATAGCTCCAGTTACGGATACTTTAAATCACGATGTTGAAGAAACTTCGATTACTTATCAAAATCAAAACTTTGATGTTATGAAATCAATGATATTTCATAAACAATTAACTTTAATGAACGAAGGATTAGAAAAAATATATATAGTATCACCTAATATAAGATTAGAACGTGCTGAAAGAGGTGATAGTAGACATTTATTTGAATTTACTCAAATAGATTTTGAATTCAAAAATGCTAATATGGATGATATATTAACATTTATAGAAAGCTTAGTTTCTTATATTTTCTCAGAAGTTAAAGAGAAATATGCTAAGGAAATTGAAGAAATAGCAGGTTCTACAGAGCATTTAAATATCACGACTCCATTCTTACGTTATGATACTAAAGACCTAGAAAAACTTCATGGTCCTGATTTTGAAGGAATTGCATCAAGACAAGCTACTCAGCCTTTCTTCTTAACAAACCATAAGAGAGAATTCTATGATGCAGAAGATTTAAATAATAGAGGAAATTATAGAAACTATGATCTTATCTGGCCAAGAGGATATGTCGAAGGTCTTAGTGGTGGAGAGAGAGAATATCTTTATGAAAGAATAATTGAAAGAATGGATGAATTAAATTCAGACAAGCATAGATTCAGAAGTTATTTGAAATTAGCAAAAGATGGTCTTATACCAAAAACAGCTGGTGCTGGTTTAGGAGTAGAAAGAATGACAAGATTTGTTTGCCAACTTCCTGAAGTTGATGCAGTTACTGTTTTTGTTAGAAAACCTGGTGAAGGACCATACTTGTTCTAAATAAGAATTAATAAAATAATAGATTTTTAAATTAGAAGCCATTGGGAATTAAATTTCTCTTTGGCTTCTAAATTTTCAGATAGATATGTTACTATAGAGCTATTTCATAATTTACCTTTATCAAATACTGTGTTTTTGGTATAATAGGACTAGTGCATTTTAATAACATATTCATTAAAAAGGAGGACTTGCTATGTTTTGGCAAATATTAAATACAATACTATTAGTAGTGCTTGTACTAATGACGCACAACTTATTAAAAATATTCTTATTATCAAAAATAAAAGTTAGCAAATGGATAGTGCTTGGAGCTACAATTGTATTTTTAGGAATGAGCATCTTTGCTGCAGTCAGTGGAGATGTTTGGTTGTTATATTTAGGTGTATTTTTGACTTCGAATTTAGCTTTATGGTTTATGGATTTAAAAGGATGGGGTGGAGACAAAACCCTTGTGCAAAATGATAAATCTGCTAAGGAAGAAAAAATCGTTATTAAATCAAAGGCAAAACCAAATAGGGTTAAGAACTTAAGTGAGCAAGAAAAAGAAAAAATGCTTTTAAAGAAAAAATAAGTGTTATTAATATATTAATATAGGCGTATCAGAGGAAAATCTGATGCGCCTATATTTTTTATGAACAGCCAGTAGTAGTACCACAGTCAGCACAAACATAGCAAGTTCCATTTTTAATCATATGAGTGCTATAGCAATTTGTACATTCTTTATCATAAACTCGCTCACCTTTATGTTCTCCAGTTGTAGAAATTAAGGAAGTGACTTCTAGAGTTTCTGTGTCTAAGTAATTATTAGGTTTTATCTGAATTGTAGAAAAGTCTCCTAATTCAATGTCTATAATTTTACTAATTAAATCAGAAATTGAAGTAACGTTTTTGATATATGGATGGTTCTGGACAAAACCATAAGGTTCATATTTTTGACCTCTTAACATATTAGAGATATCATATGGAGGCACATGGTATTGTAGCATAACAGAGATTGATTTTGATAGAGCATCCAATAACCCAGTGACCAAAGTACCCTGTCTATCTGAGGTTATGTAAATTTCAGAAATCTCACCACTGTCATTTCTGTTTACCGTAGTATAGATTTTAACGTCACCTATTTGGGCGGGATGAGTTTTACCACTTCGTATACCAATAGGTTTTTCTCTCTTAGTAAACCTAGATTCCTTTTGCAGCTTCTTTACAAGAGACAATAATTCTGAATAGCTGAGGTTATCTAAATTAGTTGATTCAGCATCCTTTAGGCTACTGTTAAGTGGTTGGCTTG is a window encoding:
- the trmB gene encoding tRNA (guanosine(46)-N7)-methyltransferase TrmB, giving the protein MRLRKKWWARPEFEESSITVVNPTDCKGRWKEVFGNDNDIHLELGCGFGSFITAKSVNNSNINYIGIDLKDEVLVYTKRRLEETFKEAGKEPNNVKLMRLEISTIMDIFDKDEISKIYINFCNPWPKGKHNKRRLTHSRFLGKYKTFIKPDTEIWFKTDDKDLFEASQEYFTESGFDIKYLTYDLHNSDFQGNIVTEYEKKFSDKGMNIMFLVGKIK
- a CDS encoding DUF3892 domain-containing protein; its protein translation is MYINKENALTITRTYKNKYGDIIKYELDNGEKVDTETLISLARQGAINGVKENVDTSQFPEEIKFANLTNLPKL
- the ymfI gene encoding elongation factor P 5-aminopentanone reductase produces the protein MNLNKKVAIITGGTRGIGKGIAKELGQAGATVILIYKSDEKAAKETLDEFNSIGINAKVIKGDVSSFSFANNIVENIIEEYKKVDILVNNAAISKIGLLIDMNEEDYEEIINTNFKSVFNCTRAVLPQMLSRQCGIILNISSMWGQLGASCEVLYSASKGAIDSFTKALAKEVAPSGIRVNAISPGVIDTAMNQCFSQEEKNALEDEIALMRFGTCEEVGKAALFLCSDYSSYITGEILKVDGGKL
- a CDS encoding transporter substrate-binding domain-containing protein; translation: MKKKLLLLATAVFCVAGIATGCKSKETTNVLDKVKEAKVLKVGLESGFAPLEYKDENDKLVGFDVDLANAIGDKLGVKVEFVDTAFDTITQSLKKNDFDIIIAGLNITEERKKEIDFTEPYIMSGQSIIVQSSNKEITSEEGLKGKKVGVGKGTTSLEFAEGMSGLGEIVEYEDVPSELMDLKIGRIDAVIVDEVVGDFYVAKDKTAYKKVVALGKEPMGIAVDKGQTELLDAVQKAYNDLKTDGTLGEISNKWFGMDIYK
- a CDS encoding amino acid ABC transporter permease codes for the protein MDIDLLGRSLKVVLEGGKITIALTAVTIVIGITLGIIFALMKLSKIKVLNLIASFYTWIFRGTPMLLQFFFFYFALPLMWKIELSPFVASMIVLGLNSGAYMTEIVRSGIQSIDKGQFEAAKALGFTYGDTMKKIILPQTFKVIIPPLGNEFITILKDTSLASTITLTEVLNNAKKVANSTFSPAEPYLTAAVFYLFLTTIFTYVFKKIEKKLSVY
- a CDS encoding amino acid ABC transporter ATP-binding protein translates to MYMIEAKGITKKFKNLTVFENLDIAIKPGEVVTIIGPSGSGKSTFLRCLNNLEEIDGGKIYVEGNEMRTNDKKSMRDLMIKMGMVFQQFNLFPHLTVLDNVMIAPLTVKKEDKAVVEERAKKLLEKVGLGDKLDYYPSKLSGGQKQRVAIARALAMEPHIMLFDEPTSALDPELVGEVLSVIKSLANEGMTMVIVTHEMAFARDVSDRVIFMEGGKIVEEASPDILFTNPKEDRTRSFLQKILNL
- a CDS encoding phosphoenolpyruvate carboxykinase codes for the protein MQKEFTLIKNKVFVNLTAKFCKTPEELFNSYGFNKVLTKYIEYNQKKRSNVYDYLSTSLGEKDILDIVNKLTRLFTLLIVMRSEKILELDLGYEELLRDKDRFYNFIETLYGYWRKMERYTMMQHQRTNDGFESANFIEANENFSRLVLNTYRRIERNSLGAKPIIYRELPVGGNAGLFTSKFKWDLPKGYEQIEDILFIHSIVIDPPFIAYPKRNTRDGLFAEVFENPISQCELTKDHFLCYPVKIGELLAFVYFHRDFMAQGITLCNLFEAAREEEYVNKKPDIVYVFGGKDSEGDKTVFYDDKENDIMVGYVSYGEQIDYFGYMKKMNLTLHNLIMIKRGFLPIHGAMVNLRTHEGKEANIVIMGDSGAGKSESLEAFKGLSEEYISDMIVVFDDMGTIKVKDDKVYGYGTETGAFVRLDDLDPGYAFKEMDRSIFMNPDKTNARLVMPVATYNQIMKGYQVDLFLYANNYEAEGPEFEFFKDKEQAISVFKSGARMAKGTTTEMGLVKSYFANPFGPVQKQAETDVLIDKYFDKMYETGVNVGQIRTKLGIKGMEHKGPREVALKLLEYVKTL
- a CDS encoding DUF378 domain-containing protein: MKTLDIIALLLVVIGAVNWGLIGFFEFDLVSSLLGGMYSAASRVVFALVGLAGLYAISFFGRDRTISKDQSR
- a CDS encoding Lrp/AsnC ligand binding domain-containing protein, which codes for MNLPINGLDDLDMQILDILIKDSRTPFLEIARQCHVSGGTIHVRMKKMEDIGIIKGTKLLLDNSKLGYDVTCFIGIYLEKASYYSNTVNELKKIKEVVEMHYTTGQYSLFIKVICKNIADLQDLLLSKIQPIDGLSRTDTLISLSQPIDRNIQL
- a CDS encoding asparagine synthetase A — its product is MAIYREDLQNEIEDVVLDKTVSKIKRQNLSTILKIQQGILRAVDDFMYKNGVVRMMPLMIAPVTDTLNHDVEETSITYQNQNFDVMKSMIFHKQLTLMNEGLEKIYIVSPNIRLERAERGDSRHLFEFTQIDFEFKNANMDDILTFIESLVSYIFSEVKEKYAKEIEEIAGSTEHLNITTPFLRYDTKDLEKLHGPDFEGIASRQATQPFFLTNHKREFYDAEDLNNRGNYRNYDLIWPRGYVEGLSGGEREYLYERIIERMDELNSDKHRFRSYLKLAKDGLIPKTAGAGLGVERMTRFVCQLPEVDAVTVFVRKPGEGPYLF